The Plasmodium knowlesi strain H genome assembly, chromosome: 4 genome window below encodes:
- a CDS encoding protein SIS1, putative has protein sequence MGKDYYSILGVSKDCTTNDLKKAYRKLAMMWHPDKHKDVKSKKEAEEKFKNIAEAYDVLSDEEKRKIYDAYGEEGLKGSIPTGGGTYVYSGVDPSELFSRIFGSDGHFSFSTGFDDDFSPFSTFVNMTSRKSRPSTSTNVNNNNYNSKPATFEVPLSLTLEELYSGCKKKLKITRKRFMGSKSYEEDNFVTIDVKAGWKDGTKITFYGEGDQLSPMSQPGDLVFKVKTKTHDRFVREANNLIYKCPVPLDKALTGFQFIVKTLDNREINVRVDEIVTPQTKKIVSKEGMPSSKIPNTKGDLIVEFDIIFPKNLTSEKKKIIREALVNTF, from the exons atgggaaag GACTACTATTCCATTTTAGGGGTGAGCAAAGATTGTACAACCAATGACCTGAAGAAGGCGTACAGGAAGCTAGCCATGATGTGGCACCCGGACAAGCATAAAGACGTAAAGtcgaaaaaagaagcagaggaaaaatttaaaaatatcgcTGAAGCTTATGATGTCCTGTCTGatgaggaaaagagaaaaatttatgATGCCTATGGGGAGGAGGGATTGAAAGGTTCCATCCCCACGGGTGGGGGCACCTACGTGTATAGCGGTGTGGACCCTTCGGAGTTATTCAGTCGTATTTTTGGATCTGACGGacacttttccttctcgaCCGGCTTTGATGATgacttttctcccttctccACGTTCGTGAATATGACTTCTCGAAAGTCCAGACCCTCAACGTCTACAA ACGTTAACAACAACAACTACAATAGCAAACCCGCAACATTTGAAGTGCCTCTCTCACTAACCCTAGAGGAACTCTACAGTGGGTGCAAAAAGAAGCTAAAGATAACCCGCAAGAGATTCATGGGTTCTAAAAGCTACGAAGAGGACAATTTCGTAACCATAGATGTGAAAGCAGGCTGGAAGGATGGAACCAAAATAACTTTCTATGGAGAAGGAGACCAATTGTCCCCCATGAGTCAACCAGGAGATTTGGTTTTTaaagtaaaaacaaaaacacaCGACAGATTTGTACGCGAGGCGAACAATTTAATATACAAATGTCCTGTACCCCTGGACAAAGCTTTAACCGGCTTCCAGTTCATTGTAAAGACGTTAGATAACAGAGAAATAAACGTTAGAGTAGATGAAATTGTTACCCCCCAaaccaaaaaaattgtatccAAAGAAGGTATgccttcttcaaaaattcCCAACACCAAGGGAGATCTTATCGTGGAATTTGATATCATATTTCCAAAAAACCTGACTagcgaaaagaagaaaatcatACGAGAAGCGCTAGTTAATACTTtctga
- a CDS encoding SICAvar, type I: MTTSSSGNDMLKAWLGTTLNSSGGAGGGTPGSGKEAMEKLEKNLEAALEDLEKWLTRQESLEVSHHCQDAGSFVQGEDSGKKQYAKEMCKGIVEIKYFVSGVNKRRKAQTLDYDAQVTELTDAQAYARCIVGTLALSELYGDNCHLGTVIGAVSSKVEAKLQTYAGDGAKLDKCKNIDPLALVFAKSLLQNKIKQWAEKERTTQKGRSWRVWIPWDYWGYVCKKQKSNREVLQQERENNASSMAQFVQLPEDKKNAPGSVPMSEILINDKYKLDTNTIENALNNIIKDGKVETTNISTDDLCKRLQCIEEYLKKQTTTTPGSTAGTAVQPSATDEFWGETGDVYRLWNELAGAMKKINGKAKEGNGNGCETLDSPSDKAACNYLHAGFTELYNPKNTTPAGGAADLLKNNPSFRQTMGCFLLHSYAKHIKEKAICDIKEGIEKAFQLGESLSKSGANCSDANGKGPCVPCQWTDASMDSCTVRTGTTGSAETAKTKVEEMVRGKEPDTKPIIDNINTMFTLCEHMKCIASRVNSSTNKDDFWKEKIGEVGRLWTELSTAMKRNGGNDESGNGDCSQMDDGREPTDSEKKACNYLHAGFIKLKSIATSESTEYQTLSRNPLFVQTMGCFLLHSYAKKMKSEAKCEIAAGIKKAFKLGDDLIKQGANCNGSSSGKGQCIPCQWNENILDSCEIKTNGSASGTGQNDKVENKLKGIVNGSDDQIKEMLKNINEMTTLCDHMKCIATHLNSPSGQKQKADDFWKEETGEVVQLWQKLSEAMAQSGGQDSGDHCNTVDDNGSATGATGRTPTTPEKKACNYLHAGITKLKDLSKPAASNAKDNKILSKDPSFVQAMGCILLKEYAKKMQGKSTCVIDAGIREAFKSWSPNNKTDCTDSNPCIECKLDHKDYGDCKINTTDTSGGSTTPTKVTDKLTYVKDKIDNTSNTTLTKINEMKNLCDYIRCAAPKWFKHYTTTQNDITTANKSWCDFWDKTVKVELQNMFTIIQTNGNNTATKNNDVCNKFGDDNPDSVERKACNHIAAGLKYINTITGSTTTQKGHTDDDKFLKQTMMCAALNLYATKIKERSQEKCPIDETKIGEMFTKWNEKNNNNSSSSSPCNGVGGNNNCFVCDRVEISEFKNCQLSVDSALVGNNQGATCNKDKTYVVKVETQMNELLNDGTIKMEEKLSNINEMNNFCSVLQCTAKKWNLTKNQNANPTWNNIEDDAKGVLAQLLSYMTESNNQRDAAEYCNDDNKWSKFGHKGKHTNKAACLLFAAGLKHIYVRGRDSVKGPSFEQTMGCLFLKEYAKQLKDLANKKKRGNSWVHPLCDIDKGIKHAFNESEKIMKSVLTQCNNGPNGISCFVCTQNENDYKDCSIGSEKVQNKVEPLFTDPTKQTEMEETLSNTVCPILITDLLTPFLPLAPVSIGLSAMAYYLWKYFGPLGKGGPRFRRSPTEIPGPSVQEQVLDHADEAASHEYRLVKERKPRSAPTRTKRSGRVNRRTIIEIHFEVLDECQKGDTQLTQKDFLELLVQEFMGSELMEEEQVPKEEVLMEGVPMESVPMERVPILGSVFMV, from the exons ATGACGACATCAAGTAGTGGCAATGATATGCTAAAAGCATGGTTGGGGACAACACTGAACAGCAGTGGAGGGGCAGGTGGGGGGACTCCGGGTAGTGGGAAGGAGGCTATG GAGAAGTTGGAGAAGAACTTGGAGGCAGCGTTGGAGGATCTGGAGAAGTGGCTGACAAGACAGGAGTCGCTTGAAGTGTCGCATCACTGTCAGGACGCGGGGAGCTTCGTTCAGGGGGAGGACTCGGGGAAGAAGCAGTATGCGAAGGAAATGTGTAAAGGAATAgttgaaataaaatatttcgtgAGTGGTGtaaataaaaggagaaaagcgCAAACGTTGGATTATGATGCACAAGTTACGGAGCTCACCGATGCTCAAGCTTATGCACGTTGTATTGTGGGAACACTCGCCCTATCGGAGTTGTATGGAGATAATTGTCACCTGGGCACAGTTATTGGGGCTGTGTCGTCTAAAGTGGAAGCTAAATTACAGACATACGCAGGGGATGGCGCAAAGTTGGATAAGTGCAAAAACATTGACCCACTCGCTTTAGTGTTCGCTAAATCACTTCTTCAAAACAAAATCAAACAATGGGCGGAGAAAGAAAGGACGACACAGAAGGGTAGGAGCTGGAGAGTATGGATACCCTGGGACTACTGGGGATACGTCTGTAAGAAGCAGAAGAGTAACAGGGAGGTACTGCAGCAggagagagaaaataatGCAAGCAGCATGGCACAATTCGTGCAACTGCCGGAAGACAAGAAGAACGCACCTGGTAGTGTTCCTATGTCGGAAATATTAATCAACGACAAGTACAAATTAGACACGAACACAATAGAAAATGCActtaataatataataaaggATGGTAAAGTGGAAACTACAAATATTTCCACG GATGATTTATGCAAACGTCTACAATGTATTGAAGAATACTTGAAGAAACAGACAACGACAACACCAGGTTCAACAGCAGGAACTGCAGTACAACCGTCAGCTACC GACGAATTCTGGGGGGAGACTGGCGATGTATACAGATTATGGAATGAATTAGCAGGAGcaatgaagaagataaatGGCAAAGCCAAAGAGGGAAATGGAAATGGATGTGAAACATTGGATAGTCCATCTGACAaggcggcatgcaattatttgcatgccggcttcacCGAACTATACAATCCGAAGAATACGACGCCGGCAGGCGGCGCCGCCGACCTCTTaaagaacaacccatcgtttagacaaacgatgggttgtttcttacttcattcctatgcaaaacacataaaagaaaaggcaattTGTGATATTAAAGAAGGCATAGAGAAGGCATTCCAATTGGGAGAGTCTCTGAGTAAAAGTGGTGCTAACTGCAGCGATGCCAATGGCAAGGGACCTTGTGTTCCTTGTCAATGGACTGATGCCAGCATGGACAGCTGCACCGTGCGGACTGGCACAACTGGCTCAGCGGAGACTGCAAAGACTAAAGTGGAAGAAATGGTCAGAGGGAAAGAACCAGACACTAAGCCAATCATAGATAACATAAATACCATGTTCACTTTATGTGAGCATATGaaatgtatagcatcccGAGTAAACTCATCTACTAATAAG GACGACTTCTGGAAGGAGAAGATTGGTGAAGTTGGCAGACTGTGGACAGAACTGTCCACAGCAATGAAGAGAAATGGGGGCAATGACGAAAGCGGAAATGGAGATTGTAGTCAAATGGATGATGGCAGAGAACCCACTGACTCTGAgaagaaggcatgcaattatttgcatgccggcttcatCAAACTGAAGAGCATTGCAACATCTGAGAGCACTGAGTACCAAACCCTTAGTAGAAACCCAttgtttgtccaaacgatgggttgtttcttacttcattcttatgcaaagaaaatgaaaagcgaGGCGAAGTGTGAAATAGCagcaggaataaaaaaggcatTTAAGCTTGGTGATGATCTAATTAAACAAGGTGCTAATTGCAATGGTAGTTCCAGTGGCAAGGGACAATGTATCCCTTgccaatggaatgaaaacATCCTTGACAGTTgcgaaattaaaacaaatggcAGCGCCTCTGGCACTGGCCAAAATGATAAGGTtgagaacaaattgaaggGCATCGTCAATGGCAGCGACGAccaaataaaagaaatgctaaagaacataaatgaaatgactACTTTATGTGACCATATGAAATGTATTGCAACTCACCTAAATTCGCCCAGCGGACAAAAACAGAAAGCG GACGACTTTTGGAAGGAGGAGACTGGCGAAGTGGTACAACTATGGCAAAAATTGTCCGAAGCAATGGCACAAAGTGGGGGCCAAGACAGCGGAGATCACTGTAATACAGTGGATGATAATGGCAGTGCCACTGGTGCCACTGGCAGAACTCCTACCACccctgaaaagaaggcatgcaattatttgcatgccggcatCACCAAGTTAAAGGATCTTTCCAAACCAGCAGCGTCTAACGCCAAAGACAACAAAATCCTGTCTAaggacccatcgtttgtccaagcGATGGGTTGTAtccttcttaaagaatatgcaaaaaaaatgcaaggtAAATCGACTTGTGTCATAGATGCTGGTATAAGGGAAGCTTTCAAGTCATGGAGTCCAAATAATAAAACTGATTGCACGGACAGTAATCCGTGCATTGAATGTAAATTGGACCATAAGGACTATGGCGActgcaaaattaacacaactgACACATCTGGTGGCAGCACAACCCCAACGAAAGTAACGGACAAATTAACATACGTTAAGGACAAAATTGACAACACCTCCAATACCACCTTAaccaaaataaatgaaatgaagaacttATGCGATTACATTAGATGCGccgcacccaaatggttcaaacACTACACAACGACGCAGAATGATATTACTACTGCTAACAAGTCTTGG tgtgacttttgggataAGACTGTTAAAGTCGAACTTCAGAATATGTTCACAATAATTCAGACGAATGGAAATAACACTGCAACGAAGAATAATGATGTATGCAATAAATTTGGTGATGATAATCCTGATAGTgtcgaaagaaaagcttgtaatcatatcgcGGCGGGACTAAAGTACATTAACACAATTACAGGTAGTACGACCACTCAGAAGGGTCATACGGATGATGATAAGTTTCttaaacaaactatgatgtgcgcagcacttaatctttacgcaactaaaataaaagaaaggtCGCAAGagaaatgtcccattgatgagacAAAAATAGGAGAAATGTTCActaaatggaatgaaaaaaataataataattcttcGTCTTCGTCTCCATGTAATGGTGTTGGTGGTAATAATAATTGTTTTGTTTGTGATAGGGTAGAAATCTCAGAATTTAAGAATTGCCAACTAAGTGTTGACAGCGCTCTGGTGGGAAATAATCAAGGTGCAACTTGCAATAAAGACAAAACTTACGTAGTTAAAGTCGAAACTCAAATGAACGAACTCCTCAATGACGGCACCATcaagatggaagaaaaattgtccaacataaatgaaatgaacaaTTTCTGTTCTGTACTCCAATGCAcagcaaagaaatggaactTGACAAAAAACCAGAATGCAAATCCCACTTGG AACAACATCGAAGATGACGCCAAAGGCGTATTAGCGCAACTTTTAAGTTATATGACAGAATCGAATAATCAGAGGGACGCTGCCGAATACTGCAATGACGACAACAAATGGAGTAAATTTGgccataaaggaaaacatacaaataaagcagcttgtttgctttttgctgctgggttaaagcacatttatgtCCGTGGTAGGGACTCTGttaagggcccatcgtttgaacaaacgatgggttgtttatttcttaaagaatatgcaaaacaattgaaaGACTTggcaaataagaagaaaagaggaaatagttgggtacatcctctttgtgacatagataagggcataaaacatgcttttaatgaaagtgaaaaaattatgaagagtgTATTAACTCAATGCAACAATGGTCCTAATGgtatttcttgttttgtgtgcacacaaaacgaaAACGATTATAAAGATTGTTCCATTGGCTCTGAGAAAGTACAGAACAAAGTTGAACCATTGTTCACAGATCCTACGAAACAAaccgaaatggaagaaacattatcgaatacagtctgtcccatccttatTACGGATcttcttaccccttttcttcctttggctcctgtctctattggtctttctgctatggcttattacctttggaag tattttggtcctcttggtaaaggaggaccacgtttccGAAGATCTCCcactgaaattcctggtccatccgtacaagaacaagtcctcgatcatgcgGATGAAGCTgcttcacatgaatatcgattggtgaaggaacgaaaacctcgttctgctccaacgagaacgaaacgttctggtcgcgtgaatcgtcgaacgattattgaaattcattttgaagtgttggacgaatgtcaaaaaggggacacacaattgactcagaaggattttctggaacttttggttcaagaattcatgggatccgaattaatggaagaagaacaggttcctaaggaagaggttcttatggaaggggttcctatggaaagtgttccaatggaacgtgttccaattttaggttccgtgtttatggtttag
- a CDS encoding SICAvar, type II (fragment), which yields MARVYGNNVRIYIGNTIFCKWYKNARDHATAVDMQPVYESFDDVEVCKRCPVGTISLKEIYGDHCQLTDVLQKIEGEIMKNVKSKHDKQNVEFNNCERIDPTALMLGKALLQDKISKWTEEDRNKGSSGRNWRVGWELWCRMKQRCTGGKRSPSSQKVKEAQEGAKKNNKGSTTTSLGIKDVGSSSKEEALMDDILDDDDKFPSSQLRTMLNAVVESTVTSSSQNRIDVNNIARKVTDAIQEKEGTL from the coding sequence ATGGCCAGGGTATATGGAAATAATGTGCGAATCTATATTGGGAATACGATATTTTGTAAATGGTATAAGAACGCCAGGGACCATGCAACAGCGGTCGATATGCAACCAGTTTATGAATCATTCGATGATGTAGAGGTCTGTAAGCGATGTCCTGTCGGCACTATCTCCCTGAAGGAAATCTATGGTGATCATTGCCAACTGACAGACGTCTTACAGAAGATTGAAGgggaaataatgaaaaatgtaaagtcGAAGCATGACAAGCAGAATGTGGAGTTCAACAATTGTGAAAGAATAGACCCAACCGCTTTGATGCTCGGTAAAGCACTTCTCCAGGATAAAATTAGCAAATGGACAGAGGAAGATAGGAACAAAGGCTCGAGTGGGAGGAACTGGAGGGTAGGGTGGGAGTTGTGGTGCAGGATGAAACAACGTTGTACGGGGGGAAAGAGGAGTCCATCTTCGCAGAAGGTGAAGGAAGCCCAGGAAGGTGcaaagaagaataataaaGGAAGTACAACAACATCCTTAGGAATAAAGGATGTTGGAAGCAGCAGTAAGGAAGAAGCATTAATGGATGATATATTGGACGATGACGACAAATTTCCATCATCCCAATTGCGAACAATGTTGAATGCAGTAGTGGAAAGTACGGTAACTTCATCTTCACAGAATAGGATAGATGTGAACAACATAGCCCGGAAAGTAACGGACGCAAtacaagaaaaggaaggtacgctttga
- a CDS encoding multidrug efflux pump, putative encodes MRNSNTGESPNRRNQCNVYNSLNSHLRNWGDEEDVDITPQQKDGSPGKYSRGCVTHGNEMSPCGVLGSLRKNTSNGNEEIEQKQNVRFLQVDESVRYLPDNAFNFDCTPTTSMTVSTTTPMYGYSHGNFHNLESDISPMFDDLLVDDIHAGERRYFRLGSATADTPGARFEVAARSGGPVPNADTAQGGQGAHNGHSAHNPREKTGCNLSSRKKTKGRRTLFTSFCRTVSLLCNEVLSKSFQTMISYVITTSFFICLNLYVSNSCTYEEIGGFGVAVSVITLLNAVVDGVGNSLDYFCGCSIGMAKTDLSLLYLNIAYHTFYSFFAKVVIVFFLAKILFLLFLNYLYAGVIGNVIGSVIGKVFGKVFGKVDGNVVGNVLGSVDDPSKHAEHVQMIHVFCSSLQILLVSFFPQFVYECTRRYLILHNYIYPSLFSSFVSFILLNFFSYLFVFALDMKYVGACLSLLLTNLFNFFCVLYFLRIHLARCVSSEGNSHQLGTNAEEVLLCGDHYVEVGETEDSLKGENSEEEIVDTTGDEFEDDLLDRAHRGLSRESGEDPLEFLHGGDRRIYNLAFLFFHKPADDERKRAFIRITRTNIKNIFFEILSFEFQLFEATYLSLSSVATFVQINNILNLVYYVSNSYGIVLSKLISIYASSGVGKWKSRQKRTDGRHYQFGMEPLCSGGTEWVQQETQSKEDEHRKGASPSMALHNPQEHIMCELKPRRNRRRIVITLVDIVLAFSLMLTFLSLCLFAVYFYRDQIIPFVFSNVNIQKELEGIILVLVVELFLEILASLLNSIIKGLSLQEEISSFTFFNFLFFMHPLGLLLTFILHFDIYGFVYSNLVSMAVQVAYLVVFLALRARGGRVPFGKSQ; translated from the exons ATGAGAAATTCCAACACAG GAGAATCACCTAATCGCCGGAATCAATGCAACGTCTATAACTCCCTGAATAGTCACTTGCGAAATTGgggtgatgaagaagatgtgGACATAACCCCCCAGCAGAAGGATGGGTCGCCAGGCAAATACTCCAGGGGGTGCGTTACACATGGCAACGAAATGTCACCGTGCGGTGTGTTAGGATCCCTTAGGAAGAACACATCCAATGGAAACGAAGAAATAGAGCAGAAGCAGAATGTTCGTTTCCTTCAAGTTGACGAATCGGTTCGGTACCTTCCCGATAATGCATTTAACTTTGACTGCACACCTACCACTTCTATGACCGTCTCCACAACGACACCGATGTATGGTTACTCTCATGGTAATTTTCACAACCTGGAGAGTGATATTTCTCCTATGTTTGATGATCTCCTCGTAGATGACATACACGCTGGTGAAAGGAGATACTTCAGATTAGGGTCGGCCACTGCAGATACCCCTGGGGCACGTTTTGAGGTGGCGGCGAGATCAGGTGGGCCCGTACCCAATGCGGACACCGCGCAAGGAGGGCAGGGTGCGCACAATGGGCACAGCGCACACAACCCTAGGGAGAAAACAGGATGTAACCTCTCATCGAGGAAGAAAACTAAAGGACGAAGAACCCTGTTCACCAGTTTCTGCAGAACAGTGAGTCTACTCTGCAACGAAGTTCTTTCCAAATCATTCCAAACGATGATATCGTACGTAATTACGACctcgttttttatttgtttgaaTTTGTACGTATCTAATTCTTGTACATATGAAGAGATAGGAGGGTTCGGGGTGGCCGTGTCAGTGATTACGTTACTCAATGCAGTAGTCGACGGAGTCGGCAACAGTTTGGATTACTTCTGTGGTTGCTCCATCGGGATGGCAAAAACTGATTTATCCCTCCTGTACTTAAACATAGCATACCACACCTTTTATTCGTTCTTCGCGAAAGTGGTGATAGTTTTTTTCCTAGCGAAGATTCTGTTTCTCCTGTTTTTGAATTACCTTTACGCGGGTGTCATTGGCAACGTCATTGGCAGCGTCATTGGTAAAGTCTTTGGTAAAGTCTTTGGTAAGGTCGATGGTAATGTCGTTGGTAATGTCCTTGGTAGCGTTGATGATCCGAGTAAGCACGCTGAGCACGTCCAGATGATCCATGTGTTCTGCTCAAGTCTGCAAATATTGCTCGTTTCGTTTTTCCCTCAATTTGTTTATGAGTGTACTAGACGTTATTTGATTCTTCATAATTACATATACCCCAGTTTGTTCTCTTCCTTtgtctccttcattttgttgaatttttttagcTACCTCTTCGTCTTTGCCTTAGACATGAAGTATGTCGGGGCCTGTTTGTCTTTGCTACTCACCaatctttttaattttttctgtgtgtTGTACTTTTTGAGGATCCACTTGGCCCGGTGTGTGTCTTCTGAGGGGAACTCGCACCAGTTAGGCACTAACGCGGAGGAGGTTCTACTTTGCGGAGACCACTACGTAGAGGTGGGAGAGACGGAGGATTCACTGAAGGGAGAGAATAGCGAAGAGGAGATCGTTGACACGACTGGAGACGAATTTGAAGACGACCTACTGGACAGGGCACACAGGGGGTTAAGCAGGGAATCAGGTGAAGACCCGCTGGAGTTCCTTCACGGAGGTGACCGAAGAATCTACAACCTggccttcctcttttttcacaAGCCAGCAGACGACGAACGAAAAAGAGCCTTCATAAGAATCACGCGAACAAATataaagaatatatttttcgaaatATTGTCCTTCGAGTTCCAGCTATTCGAGGCTACCTACCTCAGCCTTTCATCCGTGGCTACCTTCGTCCAAATAAATAACATTCTAAATTTGGTCTATTACGTATCTAACTCTTATGGCATCGTCCTTAGCAAGCTGATCAGTATTTATGCCTCGTCGGGCGTGGGGAAGTGGAAGAGCAGGCAGAAGAGAACGGATGGACGACATTACCAGTTTGGGATGGAGCCTCTGTGTAGTGGTGGAACAGAGTGGGTACAACAGGAAACCCAAAGCAAAGAGGACGAACACAGAAAAGGAGCATCCCCTTCAATGGCTCTACATAACCCACAAGAACATATCATGTGTGAATTAAAGCCCCGTagaaacagaagaagaataGTAATAACCCTAGTGGACATAGTACTTGCCTTTTCCCTCATGTTAACCTTCCTGTCCCTATGCTTGTTTGCAGTTTATTTCTATCGAGATCAGATAATACCGTTCGTTTTCAGTAATGTAAATATACAGAAAGAATTAGAAGGGATAATTTTGGTCCTCGTTGTGGAACTTTTTTTGGAAATACTGGCTTCTTTACTAAATAGTATTATAAAGGGTCTAAGTCTTCAGGAGGAAATATCTTCCTTCACCTTTTTCAACTTCCTGTTCTTCATGCACCCCCTGGGGCTTCTGTTGACatttattttgcattttgATATTTATGGCTTTGTGTATTCTAATCTCGTCAGTATGGCTGTGCAGGTCGCTTACTTGGTTGTCTTCCTTGCTCTTCGCGCACGGGGGGGGCGAGTTCCTTTCGGGAAGAGTCAGTAA
- a CDS encoding arginyl-tRNA--protein transferase, putative — MSTCGSLENSDIQVQGAENGGTSQKGENPVDEGNVGETKSGDIKPAHMDEEPKKEEEEEEKAKLQASTLDDGVNISRIIERLAKEDPQSLAKIYSLMKSNNCLNFYPLLTPYHNIERIVDILIEENYEHENTWCVHCDAVFICQLLYEGFIPVASKQKVCRMVNNETKVVKECLLIPKIHYVRSCMHPSEIHISRKVKKKCKSYYITVDKDFDGVLQGIVEKHGQNWLYPFVQKEFKRIFEEQVTYKNVRMHSVELWCDGFLAAGEIGCTVGSIYTSLTGFQRKNCAGTIQLCALAKLLQHQQFDLWDLGMLLPYKKTIGSKEISMKDFFKMHRVFKHKTAPFRVPFQDKLNCGILINGTEDVRPEVNAEMHSE, encoded by the coding sequence ATGAGTACCTGTGGTAGTCTGGAAAATAGCGACATCCAAGTCCAGGGCGCGGAGAATGGAGGGACCTCCCAGAAGGGGGAGAACCCCGTGGATGAAGGAAACGTGGGGGAAACCAAGTCAGGGGATATAAAACCAGCCCATATGGACGAAGAAccgaagaaggaagaagaagaagaagaaaaagcgaAGCTTCAAGCATCCACCCTGGACGACGGTGTAAACATCAGCAGAATTATAGAGCGCCTAGCAAAAGAGGACCCACAGTCCTtggcaaaaatatatagccTAATGAAAAGCAACAACTGCCTTAATTTCTACCCCCTGTTGACACCGTATCATAATATAGAAAGAATTGTAGATATACTGATTGAGGAGAACTATGAACATGAGAACACATGGTGCGTACACTGTGATGCTGTATTCATCTGCCAACTTTTGTATGAAGGATTCATCCCTGTGGCGAGCAAGCAGAAGGTTTGTAGAATGGTCAATAATGAAACGAAAGTAGTGAAGGAATGCCTGTTGATACCCAAAATTCACTACGTCAGGTCGTGTATGCACCCCAGTGAAATACACATATCAAggaaagtgaagaagaaatgtaAGAGTTATTACATCACTGTGGATAAGGACTTCGATGGAGTGCTCCAGGGTATTGTGGAAAAACATGGACAGAATTGGCTTTACCCCTTTGTGCAGAAGGAATTTAAGAGAATTTTTGAGGAGCAAGTTACGTACAAGAATGTACGTATGCATTCAGTCGAATTATGGTGTGATGGTTTTTTAGCGGCAGGAGAGATTGGATGCACTGTGGGTTCTATTTACACTAGCCTTACAGGGTTCCAGAGAAAGAATTGTGCCGGTACCATTCAACTGTGTGCCTTGGCGAAACTTTTGCAACATCAACAGTTTGATCTGTGGGATTTGGGCATGCTTCTCCCTTACAAGAAAACCATAGGATCCAAGGAAATCTCAATgaaggatttttttaaaatgcacCGCGTGTTCAAACATAAGACTGCGCCCTTTCGTGTCCCCTTCCAGGACAAACTCAACTGCGGCATCCTCATCAATGGCACGGAGGATGTGCGCCCTGAGGTGAACGCAGAAATGCACTCCGAGTAG